In Musa acuminata AAA Group cultivar baxijiao chromosome BXJ3-9, Cavendish_Baxijiao_AAA, whole genome shotgun sequence, a single genomic region encodes these proteins:
- the LOC103998317 gene encoding transcription factor BIM1 isoform X3, producing the protein MELQGKKVTHDFLSLSDSSYQVQDPRSSSQGFFLKTRDFLQPLERGERGGEAAEGGGVATERPAERVLPGGVGACGVGHVAGEVKPERSGWGPGRGFSIGLETKPEPDYGSRSTTTSFGSYAGAACYTQWDEKDTASRGQRPSTLAAARGSGSSGVICTTPAATSSGRHSSGPEKKRFMEAAVSRSTREYDGVDDDDEAEVFGMKEEGSSSRKDLTVNVDGRVSTADQRPNTPRSKHSATEQRRRSKINDRFQILRQLIPHGDQKRDKASFLLEVIEYIRFLQEKVQKYELPYSGWNQDGVKLMPWKNNQAPGIGLAIENNSASPAHIFLKKSSEGSTPVAPPMLSSVHVSPAIGVAAGNSYKTATSLASNLGTANNSSHQRLLAVGREAGVAQSQQGLISNPDTMVFQDRPPWLRSCSLTGGAIGRDVMNEQEELTVDEGMISMSTAYSHGLLNTLSQALQSSGVDLSQASVSVQINLGKRAINSRPTGTATTSILKKDSTPFYQAIGYSRLGESQALKRHKAENS; encoded by the exons ATCCGAGGTCTTCATCTCAAG GTTTCTTCTTGAAGACGCGGGACTTCTTGCAGCCGCTGGAGCGGGGGGAGCGCGGCGGCGAGGCGGCGGAGGGAGGAGGCGTGGCCACCGAGAGGCCAGCGGAGCGGGTGCTCCCGGGCGGGGTAGGCGCGTGCGGCGTCGGTCACGTGGCCGGCGAGGTGAAGCCGGAGAGGAGTGGGTGGGGACCGGGGCGGGGGTTCTCTATCGGGTTGGAGACCAAACCCGAACCCGATTACGGCAGCCGAAGCACCACCACCAGCTTCGGCTCTTACGCTGGCGCTGCTTGTTACACGCAGTGGGACGAAAAAGACACCGCTTCCAGAG GGCAGCGGCCTTCCACGTTGGCTGCCGCCCGCGGCAGCGGCAGTTCCGGAGTCATCTGCACCACTCCAGCTGCCACCTCCTCCGGGAG GCACAGCTCGGGGCCGGAGAAGAAGCGATTCATGGAGGCGGCCGTGTCGAGATCCACACGAGAATACGACGgagtggatgatgatgatgaggcggAGGTGTTTGGAATGAAAGAGGAGGGCTCCTCCTCCCGTAAAG ATTTGACTGTGAATGTAGATGGGAGGGTGAGCACTGCGGATCAGAGGCCAAACACACCACGGTCTAAGCATTCTGCCACTGAGCAGAGGAGAAGAAGCAAAATTAATGACAG ATTTCAGATACTCCGGCAGCTCATACCTCATGGTGATCAGAAGAGAGATAAAGCATCATTTCTTCTGGAG GTCATTGAATACATCCGCTTCTTACAAGAGAAGGTACAGAAGTATGAATTGCCATACTCGGGATGGAATCAGGATGGTGTCAAGTTAATGCCTTGG AAGAACAACCAAGCGCCTGGAATTGGTTTAGCCATAGAAAATAATTCTGCTTCTCCTGCACATATATTCTTGAAGAAATCGAGTGAAGGTAGCACTCCAGTTGCACCTCCTATGCTGTCAAGTGTGCATGTTTCCCCAGCAATAGGTGTGGCTGCTGGTAACTCTTACAAGACTGCCACCAGTTTAGCAAGTAACCTGGGTACCGCAAACAATTCGTCACATCAAAGGTTATTGGCTGTTGGAAGGGAAGCAGGTGTTGCTCAGTCACAGCAGGGGTTGATTTCAAATCCAGACACCATGGTGTTCCAGGATCGACCACCGTGGTTGAGATCATGCAGCCTCACTGGTGGTGCCATTGGCAGGGATGTGATGAATGAACAAGAGGAGCTAACCGTCGATGAAGGCATGATTAGCATGTCTACTGCCTACTCCCATGG GCTATTGAATACTCTGAGTCAGGCATTGCAAAGCTCTGGTGTGGATCTGTCTCAAGCCAGTGTATCTGTTCAGATTAACCTTGGCAAGAGAGCAATTAATAGTAGGCCTACTGGCACAGCCACAACTTCCATTCTTAAG AAAGATTCAACACCTTTTTATCAAGCAATCGGGTACAGCAGGTTAGGGGAATCACAAGCACTTAAAAGACACAAAGCAGAGAACAGCTGA
- the LOC103998317 gene encoding transcription factor BIM1 isoform X2, producing the protein MSGKKVTHDFLSLSDSSYQVQDPRSSSQGFFLKTRDFLQPLERGERGGEAAEGGGVATERPAERVLPGGVGACGVGHVAGEVKPERSGWGPGRGFSIGLETKPEPDYGSRSTTTSFGSYAGAACYTQWDEKDTASRGQRPSTLAAARGSGSSGVICTTPAATSSGRHSSGPEKKRFMEAAVSRSTREYDGVDDDDEAEVFGMKEEGSSSRKDLTVNVDGRVSTADQRPNTPRSKHSATEQRRRSKINDRFQILRQLIPHGDQKRDKASFLLEVIEYIRFLQEKVQKYELPYSGWNQDGVKLMPWKNNQAPGIGLAIENNSASPAHIFLKKSSEGSTPVAPPMLSSVHVSPAIGVAAGNSYKTATSLASNLGTANNSSHQRLLAVGREAGVAQSQQGLISNPDTMVFQDRPPWLRSCSLTGGAIGRDVMNEQEELTVDEGMISMSTAYSHGLLNTLSQALQSSGVDLSQASVSVQINLGKRAINSRPTGTATTSILKDQKDSTPFYQAIGYSRLGESQALKRHKAENS; encoded by the exons ATCCGAGGTCTTCATCTCAAG GTTTCTTCTTGAAGACGCGGGACTTCTTGCAGCCGCTGGAGCGGGGGGAGCGCGGCGGCGAGGCGGCGGAGGGAGGAGGCGTGGCCACCGAGAGGCCAGCGGAGCGGGTGCTCCCGGGCGGGGTAGGCGCGTGCGGCGTCGGTCACGTGGCCGGCGAGGTGAAGCCGGAGAGGAGTGGGTGGGGACCGGGGCGGGGGTTCTCTATCGGGTTGGAGACCAAACCCGAACCCGATTACGGCAGCCGAAGCACCACCACCAGCTTCGGCTCTTACGCTGGCGCTGCTTGTTACACGCAGTGGGACGAAAAAGACACCGCTTCCAGAG GGCAGCGGCCTTCCACGTTGGCTGCCGCCCGCGGCAGCGGCAGTTCCGGAGTCATCTGCACCACTCCAGCTGCCACCTCCTCCGGGAG GCACAGCTCGGGGCCGGAGAAGAAGCGATTCATGGAGGCGGCCGTGTCGAGATCCACACGAGAATACGACGgagtggatgatgatgatgaggcggAGGTGTTTGGAATGAAAGAGGAGGGCTCCTCCTCCCGTAAAG ATTTGACTGTGAATGTAGATGGGAGGGTGAGCACTGCGGATCAGAGGCCAAACACACCACGGTCTAAGCATTCTGCCACTGAGCAGAGGAGAAGAAGCAAAATTAATGACAG ATTTCAGATACTCCGGCAGCTCATACCTCATGGTGATCAGAAGAGAGATAAAGCATCATTTCTTCTGGAG GTCATTGAATACATCCGCTTCTTACAAGAGAAGGTACAGAAGTATGAATTGCCATACTCGGGATGGAATCAGGATGGTGTCAAGTTAATGCCTTGG AAGAACAACCAAGCGCCTGGAATTGGTTTAGCCATAGAAAATAATTCTGCTTCTCCTGCACATATATTCTTGAAGAAATCGAGTGAAGGTAGCACTCCAGTTGCACCTCCTATGCTGTCAAGTGTGCATGTTTCCCCAGCAATAGGTGTGGCTGCTGGTAACTCTTACAAGACTGCCACCAGTTTAGCAAGTAACCTGGGTACCGCAAACAATTCGTCACATCAAAGGTTATTGGCTGTTGGAAGGGAAGCAGGTGTTGCTCAGTCACAGCAGGGGTTGATTTCAAATCCAGACACCATGGTGTTCCAGGATCGACCACCGTGGTTGAGATCATGCAGCCTCACTGGTGGTGCCATTGGCAGGGATGTGATGAATGAACAAGAGGAGCTAACCGTCGATGAAGGCATGATTAGCATGTCTACTGCCTACTCCCATGG GCTATTGAATACTCTGAGTCAGGCATTGCAAAGCTCTGGTGTGGATCTGTCTCAAGCCAGTGTATCTGTTCAGATTAACCTTGGCAAGAGAGCAATTAATAGTAGGCCTACTGGCACAGCCACAACTTCCATTCTTAAG GATCAGAAAGATTCAACACCTTTTTATCAAGCAATCGGGTACAGCAGGTTAGGGGAATCACAAGCACTTAAAAGACACAAAGCAGAGAACAGCTGA
- the LOC103998317 gene encoding transcription factor BIM1 isoform X1 — MELQGKKVTHDFLSLSDSSYQVQDPRSSSQGFFLKTRDFLQPLERGERGGEAAEGGGVATERPAERVLPGGVGACGVGHVAGEVKPERSGWGPGRGFSIGLETKPEPDYGSRSTTTSFGSYAGAACYTQWDEKDTASRGQRPSTLAAARGSGSSGVICTTPAATSSGRHSSGPEKKRFMEAAVSRSTREYDGVDDDDEAEVFGMKEEGSSSRKDLTVNVDGRVSTADQRPNTPRSKHSATEQRRRSKINDRFQILRQLIPHGDQKRDKASFLLEVIEYIRFLQEKVQKYELPYSGWNQDGVKLMPWKNNQAPGIGLAIENNSASPAHIFLKKSSEGSTPVAPPMLSSVHVSPAIGVAAGNSYKTATSLASNLGTANNSSHQRLLAVGREAGVAQSQQGLISNPDTMVFQDRPPWLRSCSLTGGAIGRDVMNEQEELTVDEGMISMSTAYSHGLLNTLSQALQSSGVDLSQASVSVQINLGKRAINSRPTGTATTSILKDQKDSTPFYQAIGYSRLGESQALKRHKAENS, encoded by the exons ATCCGAGGTCTTCATCTCAAG GTTTCTTCTTGAAGACGCGGGACTTCTTGCAGCCGCTGGAGCGGGGGGAGCGCGGCGGCGAGGCGGCGGAGGGAGGAGGCGTGGCCACCGAGAGGCCAGCGGAGCGGGTGCTCCCGGGCGGGGTAGGCGCGTGCGGCGTCGGTCACGTGGCCGGCGAGGTGAAGCCGGAGAGGAGTGGGTGGGGACCGGGGCGGGGGTTCTCTATCGGGTTGGAGACCAAACCCGAACCCGATTACGGCAGCCGAAGCACCACCACCAGCTTCGGCTCTTACGCTGGCGCTGCTTGTTACACGCAGTGGGACGAAAAAGACACCGCTTCCAGAG GGCAGCGGCCTTCCACGTTGGCTGCCGCCCGCGGCAGCGGCAGTTCCGGAGTCATCTGCACCACTCCAGCTGCCACCTCCTCCGGGAG GCACAGCTCGGGGCCGGAGAAGAAGCGATTCATGGAGGCGGCCGTGTCGAGATCCACACGAGAATACGACGgagtggatgatgatgatgaggcggAGGTGTTTGGAATGAAAGAGGAGGGCTCCTCCTCCCGTAAAG ATTTGACTGTGAATGTAGATGGGAGGGTGAGCACTGCGGATCAGAGGCCAAACACACCACGGTCTAAGCATTCTGCCACTGAGCAGAGGAGAAGAAGCAAAATTAATGACAG ATTTCAGATACTCCGGCAGCTCATACCTCATGGTGATCAGAAGAGAGATAAAGCATCATTTCTTCTGGAG GTCATTGAATACATCCGCTTCTTACAAGAGAAGGTACAGAAGTATGAATTGCCATACTCGGGATGGAATCAGGATGGTGTCAAGTTAATGCCTTGG AAGAACAACCAAGCGCCTGGAATTGGTTTAGCCATAGAAAATAATTCTGCTTCTCCTGCACATATATTCTTGAAGAAATCGAGTGAAGGTAGCACTCCAGTTGCACCTCCTATGCTGTCAAGTGTGCATGTTTCCCCAGCAATAGGTGTGGCTGCTGGTAACTCTTACAAGACTGCCACCAGTTTAGCAAGTAACCTGGGTACCGCAAACAATTCGTCACATCAAAGGTTATTGGCTGTTGGAAGGGAAGCAGGTGTTGCTCAGTCACAGCAGGGGTTGATTTCAAATCCAGACACCATGGTGTTCCAGGATCGACCACCGTGGTTGAGATCATGCAGCCTCACTGGTGGTGCCATTGGCAGGGATGTGATGAATGAACAAGAGGAGCTAACCGTCGATGAAGGCATGATTAGCATGTCTACTGCCTACTCCCATGG GCTATTGAATACTCTGAGTCAGGCATTGCAAAGCTCTGGTGTGGATCTGTCTCAAGCCAGTGTATCTGTTCAGATTAACCTTGGCAAGAGAGCAATTAATAGTAGGCCTACTGGCACAGCCACAACTTCCATTCTTAAG GATCAGAAAGATTCAACACCTTTTTATCAAGCAATCGGGTACAGCAGGTTAGGGGAATCACAAGCACTTAAAAGACACAAAGCAGAGAACAGCTGA